From Carya illinoinensis cultivar Pawnee chromosome 5, C.illinoinensisPawnee_v1, whole genome shotgun sequence, one genomic window encodes:
- the LOC122308900 gene encoding uncharacterized protein LOC122308900, producing the protein MEFANKLVNAAVKAANNNTVINVCLVGFFAALSVRSVSQQRDIEALEAHKDSLAQSNKAMKRAMWEWKQQLFAEASSNDSPSVPLSRLKAIYGEAPVSPQIGDAITEDASSSASKFVV; encoded by the exons ATGGAGTTTGCGAACAAATTGGTGAACGCGGCGGTGAAAGCGGCGAACAACAACACGGTGATAAACGTATGTTTGGTGGGGTTTTTCGCGGCGTTGAGCGTCAGATCGGTGAGCCAGCAGAGGGACATCGAAGCCCTGGAGGCGCACAAGGACTCGCTTGCTCAGTCCAACAAGGCAATGAAAAGGGCCATGTGGGAGTGGAAGCAACAGCTTTTCGCTGAAGCATCCTCCAATGACTCTCCCTCGGTTCCACTCTCCAGGCTCAAAGCCATCTACGGCGAAGCCCCTGTTTCTCCCCAAATTG GGGATGCAATTACGGAAGATGCAAGCTCATCTGCCTCGAAATTTGTAGTCTGA